In the genome of Stomoxys calcitrans chromosome 4, idStoCalc2.1, whole genome shotgun sequence, the window TCGACTCGCCTCTTGTTCCCTGCCGTACAATGAAAAATTCCCTATCATTCTTCCTGGGAAATCACGTTTTTGTCAATTATATCTACTCTATTTGCACTCTATTCTTGTCCACGGCGAATGTATATTGATGTGTCGAATGGTGCAAACAGAATTCTACATCTCACGTCTCAAACCTAGGGTTAAAAGTATAATTCGCAAATGCAAGACGTGCATTATTTTCAGGAAAAAACCCTGTGTTCAAGTTATGGCTCCACTGCCTCCGGAGAGATGCGCATTAACTCCTCCCTTTCATGTCACTGGCATAGATTTTGCCGGGCCTTTTGAGCTTAAAAGTTCAACTCTACGGCGGTCTCCTCTCTTAAAGGGCTATGTCAGCATATTTGTATGTTTCGCCACAAAGGCCATACATTTAGAACCTTGCTCAGAGCTTTCCTCGCTGGCCTTTGAGGCGGCCTTTTTCAGATTTTTGGGGAGGCGAGGACTACCTCGCAAGGTAGTATCTGACAATGGAAGGAACTTCATTGGTGCAAGTCGGAGGATGCTCAGGGAATTCAGGAGCTTTATTCAAGTCACAGCTGTAGATATCTCGGAGAAATATTCGACACAGGGGTTTGAATGGCAATTTATACCCCCCCATGCTCCACATATGGGGGGACTCTGGGAATCGGCAGTTAAGAGCTTCAAACACCATTTTAGGAGGATAGCAGGGGCCCACTTGTTCACATTCGAACAATTTGCTACAGTTCTGGCTCGTATTGAGGGAGTTTTGAATTCACGCCCTATCTCCGCTGTGTCAGAAGATCCGAATGATCTCACAGCCTTGACTCCAGGCCATTTTTTGAAGGGGTCTCCCATAATGTCGTTTCCGGAACCGATTGCACAAGACATCTCTGTAATAAATAGGTGGCTTAAGCTAAAAGCTATTCATCACCAATTCTCTATACGTTGGAAGGAAGATTATCTAAAAGCGCTGCAGAAACGATATAAGTGGAGAACCAAGTCTCCGAATATAAAGATCGGCGAGCTTGTAGTCGTGATGGACGACTTGTTGCCCCCAAGTGACTGGCGCTTGGGACGTATTGTGAAGACATATTCTGGGTCTGATGACAATATCCGCATCGCGGATATTCGGGTATCTTCTGGGACGATAACCCGCCCCATCGTGAAGCTATGTCACTTGCCAATTTTAGATTAGCCTttgaccgttttttttttttttttttttttttgcaatattctaTCGCTTCATCCGATTCATTTAACATATCCAATAACATGTCATTTCAGACTCCCCACTCTAATAAAATTAGGCATTAACCTACTTTCTTATTTCAGATCATCAAAAGAAAGTTCAAAATGCGCGTACGTGATATATACACCTGCATGTTGTGCAAGATGCGTCACTCCTTACGGTACTGCCCTAAATTTGTAATGATGAGTGTGTCAGACAGAAGGATCGTTATCCGCAAATTTAAATACTGCATCAATTGTCTTGCGAGGAGCCACACGATAGAAAAATGCCATTCCGAGGAAACGTGCCGCAAGTGCAGGTATCAACATCATACTATGCTGCATCCGAAGCCTACTCGAGAGCCTAAATCCGAGAGGAGCACAGAAGTCAGCATAAATCTCCGTTCTAGACTGGGTCAGCAGTCACAAAAAGTCAATAAAACGTCGCCTCAAGGTCAACAACGATCTACAACCTTAAGAAAGACCAAACAACAACACAGCAAGGTACAAAAGACGGCCAAACGATACCCCAAgacaagaaaaaataatttaccCAATATTATGCAACCAGATCCGATGCTTCTTTCTGAGGCCATAAAGTCTTTGGCGTCCGTGCTTTGTGCATCTTCTGTTGCACAAGTGCAAGGCCGGCGCCATGGACAAAATTGAAGTTTTGTCCTTAACTATTTACATGAATTTGaactatttaaatgaaattgaatttcCTAACGTCTGTTATTGTGAATTATCTAAGAGATGTATTTAAATTTCCCTACCACATATGCTAAGTGGTAATAGAATAGGCACTTAGTTTGTAAGTACTAAAATATCTCCCTTTCGTATGTGAAGTTACACTTGCTTCACTTCTGGCACAACCACGAAAAGGTGAGCATCTCTTCTCTTCTCTACCTTTTTAttactttaaataaaatttataacgtTGAAAGTTGAACTCATACGgctattgtttttttgttttatcattTTGGGCAACTGCTACAACGACGTTATTATTTCTCTCTATTGAGAAataataacttccaacaacaacaaaccctACAGTCCACTCTTCTCCACTAGGAATCTTCAGAGTTATATTTGGTGGTTCCCATCTCTGCACACTGAAAGATCCCCCCACGTTTCTccactgatggtctcgctaggattcgaacccaggcgttcagcgtcataggcggatatgctaacctctgcgccgcgGTGGCCTCTTTTGATACATCCTTTATAACGCAACCAATTGGAGATTTTTGCCACAAACGCCGCATTGATTATCCGCTTACGCTACATTTTTGAATAGTAAGGTCTTTCGAAGCACATTTCTATACCCATATAAGCTGACTTATATTCCATTCTTTCGACTTAAGCTCTAAAGGTGCGCCGCTTTAGGCGCAGGCGAAACACAGGATATATGTGGACAGGTTGGCGGCCCTCCAGGCCGTTCGAACACCTTCTCTACTCTATATAGGGGTACTGGCTATCTGTCCTAGGCGATATTATTAATGCTTCTCTGAGGGGTTTCCCCAGATATGACAGGATATGACAGGCTTGTTTCGACGATGGATGCAGAGAGTACCAATGCTTTGCACTTGGTGAGTGAATATTTGAGCGTGGGCCGACGCTCTGGGGAAGCAATTGTGTGGTGGCACAGTGATGAATAGGCGCATGCTtcctattttattcttacttttctTGTATTCATATCACGtcacacagtgggccaaatggcaaaaaaattggaaataagtctacaactttttatctgttgattttagccatacaaaatgttctagacatttgtagaggaggacataggctttcagaaaagtgctgttgttggtccatatctttaatacagggtgagctacagggtgtgaaagttgaccacttttgacttctccaagcttctgggggccataacttttgatctactcaaccgatttacatgatttaggactctagagaaagagcttgacaagatctaaaaaacttatgcataaagtaccatgccatcgtgtactgttaaggagttatgaattgtttaattttaaaatatgaaaatttggccttggtttttttcagtgttttttaaataactccgtcaattttaaagctataaacttcatacttcacacaaattatgccagcatatgtgtgcataaaatacaaaaggaatcacgtgaatatctttggcggtttaaaaatggcatcgttttcaatatgaaaaatattttttttgtcaaaaaattgcaaaatttttcaaaaaagatactcccatttcctttaagttttcgcaaactttggccgtcaaagcattatcatttctttccattttcacaaagtcgaggtattaagaaaagttttaagtgctaatttggctaatttcgatatcaaacaacaccgttatcttaagaccaaaatggccaatttttttactaaacttcaaaagtttctcactggaaaaaaagttccacggggattttttcgctttttttgaacttaaatgaaagcttaaaatgttcccaacattttaaggtatgtctcgccatatcctagccataaatgagatcgtagcgatcaaaatactgaaaaaagtcaattttcaagtagtgctatattcattgctaaaaaacaagtattacgtcacattttattgcaaagatgttaaataaacttttatttggtaacacttcttctacaaaacacaaaaagaatcatggaaatatctctattctattccattttatggaaccggcaataaaaaagtcaatttttcaaaaaagtcgaatttcccaaattttgtttttgttgtcctaattgcacatgacacactatagccatatttacgcaacataccttatcgtaaaggaaattttcatacctttccaacgatgtataaaacatttctcaactcggattctatctactctaaaattcatttacacttcattaaactctatataaaaatgtctatttgtgaaatggaaccttatatggggcctacactaaaacattgatagatttgcccagggtttacaatacaaatgtgttagaataaaaaaaggtctcctgccaaagtttaaaaaaattggaataaaaatatgtgttttagagcgaaaacacttcgcatcggcgtgcgtttgtatagtacctacatctatttttaatgtaagctgatgatttttgaataaaaagtaacctagaaatatacctgcatatatatatatatttgtgttaagatttgatgcagacaaatgttacctgtttcgctatgtcgaattcccaggaaatccaccgtatcaatgaatgtgaaaaaacctacccataaaaaattcattgtcattttttttaaccaaattcgagtccaggtaaataattatagaagagtaagtaaaaagaggcactttggacccctttttacgattgcgtctgatacctgaaatgggtcattaattgtgaatatattgcataaatatttgaacaaaatccaaattttcttcattatattttgtagaggcgtaaaggacatttataagttatggaagtcatactgaagtattccactctttcgaaaattgtatgggacatcaaaaatgattccaaatcatacacggagtcatttaaggaacttgtttacactttggaccacatatatggaataaggctaaataaagacgctttagacaaacttgaaaaattctacaaatcatttgagagaaggttgccagaatgttcattcgcaaaaatcaagtttttcaaaatgtatgagaagtggctgaaatcggatctacttattgaaattaaaccgctgattcccggccggcctagcaaagcatacgacgaagttacggagaaaaccaaaaagaaaaaacaagaggaactattggcggcacatccgccaaatttaataaaagatacgttcaaaacagcattgttaaaaacacaaccaaaaaatgttggacgaattgtcgatgttttaccattagcatctccgaaaagggtaaagagaatggtagaaagtattccaactccaaaatcgactacagaattcacggaggaagatgcactggccctgattttgaacctaggcctctcaagaaacaaatactcaacaatgaggaaggctcttcgtgaaaaaggatggggttgtttaccctcaaaacataaattgtacaacaccaggacgaaaatggtgccatcaaatatatacgtggacgaattaaaagcaagagtgaaacttgctgatcttgttgaaaatacagctgttagaattatttctaattttactgaagaacagttgaacacatgtaataattccgaagtggttttgatcagcaaatggggttgtgatggatcatctggattttccgaatataagcaacaaacagaaatagataccaacttcgcatcaattttcatggcatcattagtaccattgagaatgagattgtacaaggaccaatcttcatcatcggaagaaaatgcatttcaagatatatggataaatagaacacctgggtcaaaatatttatgtcgcccaattcggtttgagtatacaaaggaagaccggaacacaacacgatctttggtgaacgaaataaaggaagaaattgctgcattacccatgattgttataaaccaattgggaagaaatataaaagtttcgtttcaactacaactcactatgatcgatggaaaggtggcaaacgcattaactggcgttatgtccaattggagatgcaatatttgtggcaagaagaatgggcaattcgaggacaagtctgatgaaaatttagtaaacgaaaatgcgctcaatttcggtatttcgcccctgcactgtagaattcgattcatggagtattgtttgcatttatcgtatgaccttaaatatcggactagccctggaaaccgcgatgtctctgctagaaacaaccaagatcttcacaaaatgaggcaggaagagaagaatcgaatccagttggagtttaaacaaaagggacttataatagataaacctctttacggatacggaagcacaaatgatggcaactcggcaaggcggttttttgaggaccccgtatcgacatctaaaataaccggtcttgatgaacacttgctaagacgattcaaagtgattttggctgtaatcaatagcaaaaagatgataaattcaaccaaatttgaagcttatagtaatgacacaaaaaacattttatctgatttatattcgtggaaagctttaacaccgacagtacataaagtcttacatcatggcaaggaaattgtggaatacaacatacttccgttaggagaacttacagaagaagctcaggaatcccgtaatagagatgttaaacagttccggcttttcaatacccgaaagagcaccaaatttaaccaaaattatgatttacttcaatatttattgttatcgtctgatccggtactatacagcatcagaactaaatggctaccaaaaatatgtgacgatatagataaggacgatcccgatgccattcaaattaaagagcttttaaattttgataccttagattatttggtagagaataaaatcaaataatacaaaactaaaatgcttttttattttgggagtagctaatatacatataaacgcacgccgatgcgaagtgttttcgctctaaaacacatatttttattccaatttttttaaactttggcaggagacctttttttattctaacacatttgtattgtaaaccctgggcaaatctatcaatgttttagtgtaggccccatataaggttccatttcacaaatagacatttttatatagagtttaatgaagtgtaaatgaattttagagtagatagaatccgagttgagaaatgttttatacatcgttggaaaggtatgaaaatttcctttacgataaggtatgttgcgtaaatatggctatagtgtgtcatgtgcaattaggacaacaaaaacaaaatttgggaaattcgacttttttgaaaaattgacttttttattgccggttccataaaatggaatagaatagagatatttccatgattctttttgtgttttgtagaagaagtgttaccaaataaaagtttatttaacatctttgcaataaaatgtgacgtaatacttgttttttagcaatgaatatagcactacttgaaaattgacttttttcagtattttgatcgctacgatctcatttatggctaggatatggcgagacataccttaaaatgttgggaacattttaagctttcatttaagttcaaaaaaagcgaaaaaatccccgtggaactttttttccagtgagaaacttttgaagtttagtaaaaaaattggccattttggtcttaagataacggtgttgtttgatatcgaaattagccaaattagcacttaaaacttttcttaatacctcgactttgtgaaaatggaaagaaatgataatgctttgatggccaaagtttgcgaaaacttaaaggaaatgggagtatcttttttgaaaaattttgcaattttttgacaaaaaaaatatttttcatattgaaaacgatgccatttttaaaccgccaaagatattcacgtgattccttttgtatttta includes:
- the LOC131997318 gene encoding uncharacterized protein LOC131997318 isoform X2 — encoded protein: MVISRITTAIIKRKFKMRVRDIYTCMLCKMRHSLRYCPKFVMMSVSDRRIVIRKFKYCINCLARSHTIEKCHSEETCRKCRYQHHTMLHPKPTREPKSERSTEVSINLRSRLGQQSQKVNKTSPQGQQRSTTLRKTKQQHSKVQKTAKRYPKTRKNNLPNIMQPDPMLLSEAIKSLASVLCASSVAQVQGRRHGQN
- the LOC131997318 gene encoding uncharacterized protein LOC131997318 isoform X1, producing MQQNQKYDISNNQIIKRKFKMRVRDIYTCMLCKMRHSLRYCPKFVMMSVSDRRIVIRKFKYCINCLARSHTIEKCHSEETCRKCRYQHHTMLHPKPTREPKSERSTEVSINLRSRLGQQSQKVNKTSPQGQQRSTTLRKTKQQHSKVQKTAKRYPKTRKNNLPNIMQPDPMLLSEAIKSLASVLCASSVAQVQGRRHGQN